Below is a genomic region from Streptomyces ferrugineus.
AGAGGTCGACCGGTTTGCCGCGGTGGCGTGCGGTGCGGGCGAAGCCCAGGGCGCCGAGCACGGCCGCGACCGGTTCGGCGTCGGGCGTGAGAAGTTCGGCGAAGGCGACGCCGGTGGGCACGACGGGCGCGGGCGGGTCGGCGACACCGAGTTGCTCCTGGAGGACCAGCAGGGAGCGGTGGGCGTCCACGGCCGTCGGGCCGGCGTCGGCCTGGCGGAAGACGTCGTTGAAGACCTCCAGGGAGAGCGGGCCGTCGTATCCCGTGTGCAGGACATGGCGGACGAGTCCGGCGACGTCGAAGCCGCCCTGGCCCGGGAAGCATCGGTAGTGGCGGCTCCACTGGAGGACGTCCATCGCGAGCAGCGGGGCGTCGGCGAGCTGGAGGAAGAAGATCTTCTCGCCGGGGATGTCCTGGATGCCCTTGGGGTCGGAGCCCCGGGAGAGGATGTGGAAGCTGTCCAGGCAGGTGCCGAGCGCGGGGTGGTCGGCGGCCTCGACGATGCGCCAGGCGTGGGTGTACGTGTTGACGTGCCGTCCCCAGGCGAGCGCCTCGTAGGCCACCCGGATCCCGGACTCCTGGGCCAGTTCGGCGAGTTGGCGCAGCTGGTGCGCGGCGAGCGCGTCGTCGTCCACGGCGAGCGGATGGACGCTGGAGCAGACGAGCACGGTGTCCGCGCCGAGCCTGCGCATCAGCTCGAACTTGTGCCGGGCGCGCCGCAGATTGCGGGCGAACGCCTCGGCGGGCACGGCCTCGATGTCCCGCATCGGCTGGTAGAGGTCGATGGTGAGGCCGAGGTCGGCGCAGCGGGCGCGGATCTCCTCGGGGGTCAGCGGGCTCGCGAGCAGATCGTTCTCGAAGATCTCCACACCGTCGAAGCCGGCCCGGGAGGCGGCCGTGAGCTTCTCGGTGAGGGATCCGCTGAGGGAGACGGTGGCGATGGACGTACGCATGCCGGTACCTCTTCCTACCTCGGGGTTCCTACGGCTCCGGCCAGTTCGGCGATGTCCGCGAGCATGCGCGCGCCGTCCGGCTCCCGGCCCGTGAACAGGCGGAAGGCGTCGGCCGCCTGGAACACGGCCATCCCACCGCCGTCCAGGGCGGCGCAGCCGGCGGCTCGGGCGCTGCGCAGCAGCTCGGTCTCCAGCGGGCGGTAGACGACCTCGGCGACCCACAGCCGCGGGTGCAGCAGTTCGGCCGGCAGGGGCAGGCCGGGGTGGGCCGCCATGCCGGTCGGGGTCGCGTGCACGAGACCGTCGGCCCGGCCCAGCAGCGCGGGCAGCGCGTCCGGGGTGGCGCCCACCGCGCGGCCGGGGCCGAAGTGCCGGTTCAGCGCGGCGGCGAGAGCGACGGCCCGTTCGCTCAGCGCGTCGACGACGGTGACCCGCTCGGCGCCGAGCGTGAGCATGGCGTGCGCGACGGCCGCGCCCGCTCCCCCGGCGCCGAGCTGCACGACCCGCTCCAGCGGCACGTCGGGCAGCCCGCGCGCGAAGGACGCGGCGAATCCGGTGACGTCCGTGTTGTGGCCGACGGCCCGGCCGTCCTCGAAGACGACGGTGTTGACCGCGCCCAGCGCCTGGGCCTGCGGGGCGAGCTCGTCGAGGTGCGCGATGACGAGCTGCTTGCAGGGGTGGGTGATGTTCAGCCCGTCGAAGCCCAGGTCGCGGGCGGCCCGCACCAAGTCGCCCACCGCCTCGGGCGGGACGCCGAGCGCGTCGATGTCGATGAGCCGGTACAGACAGCGCAGACCCTGCCGGTCGGCCTCCCGCTCGTGCAGCGCCGGGCTGAGCGAGGGGCCGATGCCGGCACCGATCAGCCCGACGAGATACGAGTCCTTGGTGTCCTTGGCCACCGGGGGACCTCCTGAAGGCTGACTAATGTACGAACCGGTGAGTTACTAATAGCAGGCGGACCTGGGCTTGTGAAGGCCCGTCCCGGCACACGAGGCGAGCGGCCTTCTACAATCACCGGCATGACCAGCGTCGAAGAGCCGGCACGCGCGAACGGGCGGATCC
It encodes:
- a CDS encoding bifunctional sugar phosphate isomerase/epimerase/4-hydroxyphenylpyruvate dioxygenase family protein, giving the protein MRTSIATVSLSGSLTEKLTAASRAGFDGVEIFENDLLASPLTPEEIRARCADLGLTIDLYQPMRDIEAVPAEAFARNLRRARHKFELMRRLGADTVLVCSSVHPLAVDDDALAAHQLRQLAELAQESGIRVAYEALAWGRHVNTYTHAWRIVEAADHPALGTCLDSFHILSRGSDPKGIQDIPGEKIFFLQLADAPLLAMDVLQWSRHYRCFPGQGGFDVAGLVRHVLHTGYDGPLSLEVFNDVFRQADAGPTAVDAHRSLLVLQEQLGVADPPAPVVPTGVAFAELLTPDAEPVAAVLGALGFARTARHRGKPVDLWQQGAARVLLNTSGAARRDGTNLAAIGLESPDPTGAARRAEALLAPVLPRRRATGDAPLDAVAAPDGTELFFCATDRPELPDWRADFADIAHEPAAAGIHRIDHLALTQPWHHYDEAALFHRSVLGLHAQESVDVADPYGLMRSRAVTNPDGSVRIALGVGAAPTDDTAHAQHIALATDDVVAAARRFREAGGRLLPIPANYYDDLAARHEFADGELETYRELGILYDRDAHGEFRHCYTLTVGRVFFELVQRDGYRGYGARNAPVRLAAQHTARAVTGG
- a CDS encoding shikimate dehydrogenase; translated protein: MAKDTKDSYLVGLIGAGIGPSLSPALHEREADRQGLRCLYRLIDIDALGVPPEAVGDLVRAARDLGFDGLNITHPCKQLVIAHLDELAPQAQALGAVNTVVFEDGRAVGHNTDVTGFAASFARGLPDVPLERVVQLGAGGAGAAVAHAMLTLGAERVTVVDALSERAVALAAALNRHFGPGRAVGATPDALPALLGRADGLVHATPTGMAAHPGLPLPAELLHPRLWVAEVVYRPLETELLRSARAAGCAALDGGGMAVFQAADAFRLFTGREPDGARMLADIAELAGAVGTPR